From one Rattus rattus isolate New Zealand chromosome 15, Rrattus_CSIRO_v1, whole genome shotgun sequence genomic stretch:
- the LOC116884635 gene encoding zinc finger protein 431-like, with translation MDAVTYDDVHVNLTREEWALLDPSQKSLYKDVMLETYRNLTAIGYNWEYHNIEEHCQSSRRRRRHESRTGEKPSEYTQCGKAFTCHSYRQRHERINTGEKPYEGSQYDEAFVYHSSLQIHKRMHTREKPYKCSRCDKAYSQHSHLQRHKRAHTGERPYECKQCGKAFAYHSELQSHERIHTGEKPYKCNQCGKAFAHHCNLRVHKIIHTGEKPYKCNQCDKAYSQHCNLQIHKSTHTGEKSYKCNQCGKAFVYYGHLQRHKTTHTGEKPYKCNLCDKAFASHRYLQVHERTHTGEKPYECNQCGKAFVYHDHLQIHKRTHTGEKPYECNQCGKTFAAHRYLQVHKRTHSGEKPYECNQCGKAFASHSYLQVHKRIHTGEKPYECNQCGKAFAYPGYLQVHKRTHTGEKPYECNQCGKAFAGQNVLKRHERIHTGEKPYKCNECGKAFVCNTSLHIHKATHTGEKPYECKQCGKAFASHGQLQSHEIIHTGEKPYKCNGCDKAYSRHSHLQRHKRTHTMNVTNVVEPLQVTVIFKGVVA, from the exons GATGCAGTGACCTATGATGATGTGCACGTGAACTTGACTCGAGAAGAATGGGCTTTGCTGGATCCTTCACAGAAGAGTCTCTACaaagatgtgatgctggagacctacaggAACCTCACTGCTATAG GCTACAATTGGGAATACCACAATATTGAAGAACATTGTCAAAGTTCTAGAAGACGTAGAAG GCATGAAAGTcgtactggagagaaaccctctGAATACactcaatgtggtaaagccttcaCATGTCACAGTTATCGTCAAAGGCATGAAAGAATtaatactggagagaaaccctatgaaggTAGTCAATATGATGAAGCCTTTGTATATCACAGtagtctccaaatacataaaagaatgcATACTAGAGAGAAACCGTACAAATGCAGTCGATGTGATAAAGCCTATTCACAACACAGTCATCTCCAAAGACATAAAAGAGCGCACACTGGAGAGAGACCTTATGAGTGTAagcagtgtggtaaagcctttgcataccATTCTGAACTTCAAAgtcatgaaagaattcatactggagagaaaccttacaaatgtaatcaatgtggtaaagcctttgcacatcATTGTAATCTTCgagtacataaaataatacatactggagagaagccctacaaATGCAATCAGTGTGATAAAGCCTATTCACAACACTGTaatctccaaatacataaaagcacacacactggagagaaatcctataaatgtaatcaatgtggtaaagcctttgtatATTATGGTCATCTTCAAAGACATAAAacaacacatactggagagaaaccttacaaatgtaatctatgtgataaagcctttgcaTCTCATCGTTATCTTCaagtacatgaaagaacacatactggagagaaaccttatgaatgtaatcaatgtggtaaagcctttgtatATCATGATcatcttcaaatacataaaagaacacatactggagagaaaccctatgaatgtaatcagtgtggCAAAACCTTTGCAGCTCATCGTtatctccaagtacataaaagaacacattctggagagaaaccctatgaatgtaatcaatgtggtaaagcctttgcatctCACAGTtatctccaagtacataaaagaatacatactggagagaaaccctatgaatgtaatcaatgtggtaaagcctttgcatatccTGGTTATCTACAAGTACATAAAAggacacatactggagagaaaccctatgaatgcaATCAATGTGGTAAGGCCTTTGCAGGTCAGAATGTTCTTAAAAGACATGaaagaattcacactggagagaagccttacaaatgtaatgaatgtggtaaagcctttgtgtGTAACACTAGTCTTCATATACACAAAgcaacacatactggagagaagccttatgAATGTAagcagtgtggtaaagcctttgcctCTCATGGCCAACTTCAAAGTCATGAAataattcatactggagagaaaccctacaaatgtaatggATGTGATAAAGCCTATTCACGACACAGTCATCtccaaagacataaaagaactcatactatgaatgtaaccaatgtggtagaGCCTTTACAAGTCACAGTGATCTTCAAAGGTGTGGtagcttga